A section of the Rossellomorea marisflavi genome encodes:
- a CDS encoding ROK family protein produces MKHLFAIDIGGTFTKFALVTSHADIVLKEEVPTPVSVEEFSVHVDQVLGRWQRDHHIEGIAISSPGSVTDAGFVLGHSAVNFIHVVNLRALFHERYGLPVTMENDANCAALAEQWSGAGAGCDTFACIVCGTGIGGGIVINGRLHKGANLHGGEFGYSLMEGHETWSERGSSFALTKRLKDEPPHGAAWTGSRVFEEAEKGHAAAEKSLNQFFHTMAVGIFNLQYMLDPEKILVGGGITRQPSFLQRLQTELDHVMTAKPIAKVKPTVEVCTHLDQAQLIGAAYVWRKTYGKEDVHV; encoded by the coding sequence ATGAAACATCTATTCGCCATTGATATCGGTGGGACGTTCACGAAATTCGCCCTGGTCACCAGTCATGCTGACATTGTTCTGAAAGAGGAGGTCCCGACGCCTGTCAGTGTAGAGGAATTCAGCGTTCATGTCGATCAGGTTCTGGGAAGATGGCAGAGGGACCACCATATAGAGGGGATCGCCATCAGTTCTCCAGGCAGCGTAACGGATGCCGGTTTTGTCCTCGGGCATAGTGCGGTGAATTTCATCCATGTCGTGAATCTGCGTGCTTTATTCCACGAACGATACGGGTTGCCGGTCACAATGGAGAATGACGCCAATTGTGCGGCCCTTGCAGAGCAGTGGAGCGGGGCTGGTGCCGGTTGTGATACATTTGCCTGCATCGTGTGTGGCACAGGGATCGGCGGAGGGATCGTCATCAACGGTCGGCTGCATAAGGGAGCGAATCTCCATGGTGGAGAATTCGGTTATTCCCTGATGGAAGGCCATGAAACGTGGAGTGAACGTGGATCATCATTTGCCCTGACGAAGCGTCTGAAGGATGAGCCCCCACATGGAGCCGCATGGACCGGCTCGCGTGTGTTCGAAGAGGCTGAAAAGGGTCATGCAGCAGCAGAGAAATCCCTCAATCAGTTCTTCCATACGATGGCTGTCGGGATATTCAATCTTCAATATATGCTTGATCCCGAGAAAATCCTCGTGGGCGGAGGCATTACGAGACAGCCGAGCTTCCTTCAGCGGTTGCAGACTGAGCTTGATCATGTCATGACGGCCAAGCCGATTGCAAAGGTGAAGCCGACTGTGGAAGTCTGTACCCATTTGGACCAGGCTCAGCTCATAGGGGCAGCCTATGTGTGGAGGAAGACATACGGAAAGGAAGATGTACATGTTTAA
- a CDS encoding glycoside hydrolase family 125 protein: protein MTEQVIPASFQHILEKVKKAYEHDPEVYALFEKCFLNTYQTTLKKDEEGTFVITGDIPAMWLRDSSAQVRPYLILVKEDREIASMLKEVIQRQWKYILMDPYANAFNRTADNKGHQQDHTDMTPWIWERKYEVDSLCYPIQLTYLYWKATGDETVLNETLKEVLAVIHDLWRVEQAHEENSPYRFQRDDCRVSDTLLRDGKGGYSVPTGMTWSGFRPSDDACLYGYLVPANMFAAVVLDYAKEMLVTMGESDLGEKMAALGREIRDGIEAHAVVDHPEFGKIYSFETDGSGRYNLMDDANVPSLMAIPYMGYADAEDETYVNTRNFILSRHNPYYYEGKKASGIGSPHTPDHYIWHIGLAVQGMTAISRKERDAIVDMFKNTHGGTGFMHEGFDADRPEEFTRDWFAWANSMFSEFILSELGIHVPESPLAQSHHTS, encoded by the coding sequence ATGACAGAACAAGTGATACCAGCCTCATTTCAACACATATTGGAGAAGGTCAAGAAAGCTTACGAACATGATCCGGAGGTATATGCGTTATTTGAAAAATGCTTCCTGAATACGTATCAGACCACATTGAAGAAGGACGAAGAGGGGACCTTTGTGATCACAGGCGATATTCCGGCCATGTGGCTCCGTGACTCATCTGCACAGGTCCGTCCCTACTTGATCCTGGTCAAAGAGGACAGGGAAATCGCATCCATGCTGAAGGAAGTCATCCAGCGTCAATGGAAGTACATCCTCATGGACCCTTATGCCAATGCGTTCAACAGGACAGCGGACAACAAAGGGCATCAACAGGATCACACCGACATGACCCCATGGATCTGGGAGCGTAAGTACGAAGTGGATTCCCTCTGCTATCCGATTCAGCTCACTTATCTATACTGGAAGGCAACGGGAGACGAGACGGTCCTTAATGAGACGCTTAAGGAAGTCCTTGCTGTGATCCATGATCTATGGAGGGTGGAGCAGGCCCATGAAGAAAACTCCCCTTACCGGTTCCAACGTGATGACTGCCGCGTATCCGATACGCTGTTGCGCGACGGAAAGGGCGGCTATTCGGTACCGACAGGCATGACGTGGTCCGGATTCCGTCCGAGTGATGATGCCTGCCTATACGGGTATCTAGTGCCTGCCAATATGTTCGCAGCCGTTGTCCTCGACTATGCGAAGGAAATGCTCGTTACGATGGGAGAATCTGATCTGGGTGAGAAGATGGCGGCACTCGGTCGTGAAATACGCGATGGCATCGAAGCACATGCCGTAGTGGATCATCCGGAATTCGGGAAGATCTACTCGTTCGAAACAGATGGTTCAGGACGATATAACCTGATGGACGATGCGAACGTACCCAGCCTCATGGCAATTCCATATATGGGGTATGCAGACGCAGAAGATGAGACGTACGTGAATACGCGAAACTTCATCCTCAGCCGTCACAACCCTTACTATTACGAAGGCAAAAAGGCTTCCGGAATCGGCAGCCCGCATACGCCGGATCATTACATTTGGCATATTGGCCTGGCGGTTCAGGGAATGACGGCCATCTCCAGGAAAGAGCGGGACGCAATCGTGGATATGTTCAAGAACACCCACGGGGGAACAGGATTCATGCATGAAGGCTTTGATGCCGATCGTCCGGAAGAGTTCACACGCGACTGGTTTGCATGGGCGAACTCGATGTTCAGCGAATTCATCCTGAGTGAGCTGGGCATCCATGTTCCGGAAAGCCCTCTTGCCCAATCACATCACACTTCATAA
- a CDS encoding alpha-mannosidase, with translation MGKKTAHIISHSHWDREWYMSLEEHKYYLVKLFDDLLAKLKEDPDFHSFHLDGQTIMVDDYLGVRPEREAEVKAYIREGRLIVGPWYILQDAFLTSSEANVRNLLYGMKDTAEWGQDGYLGYYPDTFGVYGQAPQLLKQANIDTAAFGRGVTPTGFNNQVHHDEFSSPYSEMVWEAPDGTQVLGILFANWYSNGNEVPSDREGAKAYWEKKLAESERFASTSQLLYMNGCDHQPLQADITTAIEVANELMPDVTFKHSSFKAYIDDVKNELTDDLQTIRGELRNQKTDGWSTLVNTASARIYLKQANDRCQLLLEKVLEPLGVLVGDRDLHRDFSEYYWKLLMENHPHDSICGCSVDEVHREMVTRFEKVEKGVQRFIHEQLRDMASGLDTGHADPLAVPLILFHTEASSRVITQKVMVDKIYFSDRDFREIPGLLKGRELPVYALERADGTLIPVQVEDHGVSFGYDLPRDGFRRPYYGREISITFPIDFTTPLGYEVVHLIPSDERVVEKGMWNEEKRQIENGNLLVTIHENGSYSLVDKRTGYEYPNLGVYEDSGDIGNEYMFKETGDRLRFTTEDALSTIDVVTDTSYKSIVEIRTTMIIPKSAHEHLQHERENLVWHPERTAARSEEVMEFPITTTLTLLKGAEGLKVDVKMDNQVRDHRTRACFPVGKGNDHHYADSIFEIVKRPNQPERQWANPTFDHHMQRFASLDDGVKGLTVAGIGLHEYEITGGNVMEITLLRSVGELGDWGVFDTPEAQCIGEQSASFMIIPHAGSVLESNMYNRAYSYPINPTVVQVERNDGNGSRGEAPFKWTGESLTLTAIKPSLKGTGIIVRWFNPTAEEQLLTVEGSVLYRSTILEEKKEQIGTGKATCTVRPYEIITMIINEE, from the coding sequence ATGGGGAAAAAGACAGCGCATATCATCTCTCATTCCCACTGGGACCGGGAATGGTACATGTCCTTGGAAGAACATAAATATTATCTGGTCAAACTGTTCGATGATCTTCTCGCGAAATTAAAGGAAGATCCTGATTTTCATAGTTTCCACCTTGATGGGCAGACCATCATGGTAGATGACTACCTTGGCGTCCGGCCGGAAAGGGAGGCGGAAGTGAAGGCGTATATCCGGGAGGGCAGGCTCATCGTCGGACCGTGGTACATTCTGCAGGATGCCTTTCTTACAAGCTCGGAGGCCAATGTCCGCAATCTCCTGTATGGGATGAAGGACACGGCAGAGTGGGGGCAGGACGGGTATCTCGGCTACTATCCTGATACGTTCGGCGTCTACGGTCAGGCACCCCAGCTCCTTAAGCAGGCCAATATTGATACAGCCGCCTTCGGAAGGGGCGTGACCCCGACGGGCTTCAATAACCAGGTGCACCATGATGAGTTCTCGTCGCCTTATTCCGAGATGGTTTGGGAAGCACCGGACGGAACGCAGGTGCTCGGGATCCTGTTTGCCAACTGGTACTCGAATGGAAATGAAGTTCCTTCAGACCGTGAAGGGGCGAAAGCATATTGGGAGAAGAAGCTCGCGGAGTCGGAGCGGTTTGCCTCGACTTCCCAGCTCCTGTATATGAACGGATGCGATCATCAACCCTTGCAGGCAGACATTACGACGGCCATTGAAGTCGCCAACGAACTCATGCCGGATGTGACGTTTAAGCATTCGAGCTTCAAAGCATACATAGACGACGTGAAAAACGAGCTAACCGATGATCTGCAAACGATCCGTGGGGAGCTGAGGAATCAAAAGACCGATGGTTGGTCAACGCTTGTGAACACGGCTTCAGCGCGCATCTATTTGAAACAGGCGAACGACCGCTGCCAGCTGCTGCTGGAGAAAGTGCTTGAACCCCTTGGTGTTCTTGTGGGGGATCGGGATCTGCATCGGGATTTCTCCGAATACTACTGGAAGCTCCTCATGGAGAATCACCCACACGATAGCATCTGCGGGTGCAGTGTCGATGAAGTCCACAGGGAGATGGTGACGCGATTCGAGAAGGTGGAGAAGGGAGTGCAGCGCTTTATCCATGAGCAGCTCCGCGACATGGCGTCAGGTCTTGATACCGGGCATGCCGATCCGTTGGCAGTACCCCTTATCCTTTTCCATACGGAAGCGTCATCCCGGGTGATCACCCAAAAGGTGATGGTGGATAAGATCTACTTCAGCGACAGGGATTTCCGTGAGATCCCTGGGTTATTAAAAGGTCGTGAGCTTCCGGTATATGCATTGGAGCGAGCTGATGGGACGTTGATCCCGGTTCAAGTAGAGGACCATGGGGTTTCCTTCGGATATGATCTGCCGCGTGATGGCTTCAGGCGTCCTTACTACGGCAGGGAGATCAGCATCACGTTCCCCATCGACTTCACGACGCCTCTCGGCTATGAAGTGGTACACCTCATTCCTTCAGATGAAAGAGTAGTGGAGAAAGGGATGTGGAACGAGGAGAAGCGTCAGATTGAAAACGGCAACCTTCTGGTTACGATCCATGAGAATGGAAGCTATAGCCTCGTGGATAAACGCACAGGCTATGAGTATCCAAATCTCGGCGTCTATGAGGATAGCGGTGATATCGGGAACGAATACATGTTCAAGGAAACCGGCGATCGCCTCAGGTTTACGACGGAAGATGCCCTGTCTACTATCGATGTCGTCACGGATACCTCATACAAATCCATCGTTGAGATCCGCACAACCATGATCATCCCGAAAAGCGCTCATGAACATCTCCAGCACGAACGTGAAAACTTGGTATGGCACCCGGAGCGGACTGCAGCGCGATCAGAAGAGGTGATGGAATTCCCGATCACGACGACCCTCACCCTCCTGAAAGGAGCAGAGGGGCTGAAGGTGGATGTGAAGATGGATAATCAGGTAAGGGATCACCGTACCCGGGCGTGCTTCCCGGTCGGCAAGGGAAATGACCATCACTATGCGGACAGCATCTTCGAAATCGTCAAGCGTCCCAATCAACCGGAAAGGCAGTGGGCGAATCCGACATTCGACCACCATATGCAACGATTCGCCAGTCTTGATGACGGGGTGAAGGGTCTCACGGTGGCAGGCATCGGTCTCCATGAATACGAGATCACAGGAGGAAACGTCATGGAGATCACCTTGCTTCGATCTGTCGGGGAACTGGGTGACTGGGGTGTGTTCGATACTCCGGAAGCACAGTGCATCGGGGAGCAATCGGCATCCTTCATGATCATTCCTCATGCAGGATCGGTTCTTGAATCCAACATGTATAACAGAGCGTACAGCTATCCGATCAATCCGACCGTGGTCCAGGTCGAGCGGAATGATGGGAACGGCTCAAGAGGTGAAGCTCCATTCAAGTGGACAGGAGAGTCCCTTACGCTTACGGCGATCAAACCATCACTGAAGGGAACTGGGATCATTGTCCGCTGGTTCAATCCGACAGCAGAGGAACAGTTGTTGACCGTAGAGGGCAGCGTGCTCTACCGTTCTACCATACTTGAAGAAAAGAAGGAACAGATCGGTACAGGAAAAGCGACATGCACCGTTCGACCATATGAGATCATCACCATGATCATTAATGAAGAATAA
- a CDS encoding YesL family protein yields MFNRLGSLFTEASLWIWKTMQLNVIWFMHILLGGVVLGFFPATTALFATTRRWLKGGLEEPIYDGYHRYYKAHFWKTNAIGWIYTSIGVFLALDLYLVTQLKGIVVLFSTAIILFLSILYVFSFLYVFPYYVHFEQSLKHYLIQPFILTLISFKQNLVITIGLTMVGYLIYQMPGLIPFALGVMPAYWIMKVSMNRYNQFAATGGKA; encoded by the coding sequence ATGTTTAATCGCTTGGGAAGTCTGTTCACAGAAGCGAGCCTCTGGATCTGGAAGACGATGCAGCTCAATGTGATCTGGTTCATGCATATCCTTCTTGGTGGAGTCGTTCTGGGCTTCTTTCCTGCCACAACGGCCCTATTCGCCACCACACGGAGATGGCTGAAGGGCGGTCTCGAAGAGCCGATCTACGATGGCTATCATCGCTACTACAAGGCGCATTTCTGGAAGACGAATGCAATCGGATGGATTTATACATCAATCGGTGTTTTCCTTGCCCTGGATCTATATCTCGTTACCCAACTGAAAGGAATCGTCGTGTTGTTCAGCACGGCAATCATCCTATTCCTCTCAATCCTATATGTTTTTTCATTTTTATATGTTTTCCCGTATTACGTCCATTTTGAGCAATCGCTCAAACATTATTTGATCCAGCCATTCATCCTCACCCTGATCAGCTTCAAGCAGAACCTGGTCATCACGATCGGCCTCACGATGGTAGGCTATCTCATCTATCAGATGCCTGGGTTGATTCCATTTGCCTTGGGCGTCATGCCGGCTTACTGGATCATGAAGGTATCCATGAACCGCTATAACCAATTTGCAGCGACAGGAGGAAAAGCTTGA
- a CDS encoding glycoside hydrolase family 1 protein translates to MEFPKGFMWGAASSAPQMEGASSRGGKSPSVWDHWFQKEPHVFYQRIGPEETTGFYANYKKDISLMKELGFNSYRTSISWTRLMPDGHTLNDEAVEFYRDVFTRMLDQGIRPVVNLFHFDMPYWLYEKGGWDIRESAEAFALYAETAFKCFGDLVEDWVTFNEPIVPVEMGYLNDKHLPGVFNIRRACQAGFHTLLAHVKAVQTFRKNEHRGRIGIVLNLTPSYPRSENVDDVKAAELADALFNKSFLDPVVKGEYPDVLCEFIRNESIHVNMYPDDLALIKAHTVDFLGVNYYQPRRVKAGDESAEHVLDRSFLPYEWPDRKMNPHRGWEIYEKGIYDIAIQIRDEYGNIPWFIAENGMGVEGEDRFRNEAGFIQDEYRIEFFVEHLRWLHKGIREGSNCYGFHVWTYIDNWSWLNEYKNRYGLVEFDLDSGERRKKKSADWFRKLAESNRLPGEAACDETSIRH, encoded by the coding sequence ATGGAATTCCCGAAAGGTTTTATGTGGGGAGCGGCTTCATCGGCTCCTCAGATGGAAGGGGCTTCAAGCCGAGGGGGGAAGTCTCCGAGCGTTTGGGATCATTGGTTCCAGAAAGAGCCACACGTCTTTTATCAAAGGATTGGGCCTGAGGAGACAACAGGTTTTTATGCCAATTATAAAAAAGATATTTCACTGATGAAAGAGCTCGGGTTCAATTCCTATCGCACATCGATTTCATGGACGAGGCTGATGCCCGACGGTCACACGTTGAATGACGAAGCAGTGGAGTTTTACCGTGATGTGTTCACCAGAATGCTTGACCAGGGCATCCGCCCCGTGGTGAATCTTTTTCATTTTGACATGCCGTATTGGCTGTATGAGAAAGGTGGATGGGATATCAGGGAGTCAGCGGAAGCTTTCGCCTTATATGCGGAAACGGCTTTTAAATGTTTTGGGGATCTTGTAGAAGACTGGGTGACCTTCAATGAACCGATTGTCCCTGTAGAGATGGGCTACTTGAATGATAAGCATCTACCTGGTGTGTTCAACATCAGGAGAGCCTGTCAGGCTGGGTTCCACACCTTGCTTGCCCATGTCAAGGCAGTACAGACTTTCCGGAAGAATGAGCATCGGGGAAGGATCGGCATCGTACTGAATCTGACGCCGAGTTATCCGAGATCAGAGAATGTGGATGATGTGAAGGCGGCAGAACTGGCAGACGCGCTATTCAACAAGAGTTTTCTTGACCCAGTCGTCAAGGGTGAATATCCGGATGTCCTATGTGAGTTCATCCGGAATGAAAGCATCCATGTCAACATGTACCCCGATGACCTGGCGCTGATCAAAGCCCATACTGTGGATTTCCTCGGGGTGAATTATTATCAGCCGAGACGGGTGAAGGCAGGGGATGAGAGCGCTGAACATGTCTTAGATCGTTCTTTCCTTCCTTACGAGTGGCCTGATCGAAAGATGAACCCGCACCGTGGTTGGGAGATTTATGAAAAGGGGATCTATGACATCGCGATTCAGATCCGGGATGAATACGGAAATATTCCTTGGTTCATCGCTGAGAACGGTATGGGGGTCGAGGGGGAAGACCGTTTCAGGAACGAGGCGGGATTCATCCAGGATGAGTACAGGATCGAGTTTTTTGTAGAGCACCTGAGATGGCTCCATAAGGGGATACGTGAAGGCTCCAATTGCTATGGATTCCATGTATGGACCTATATTGATAACTGGTCATGGCTCAATGAATACAAAAACCGCTATGGGCTTGTCGAGTTCGATCTTGATAGTGGCGAACGCAGGAAAAAGAAGAGTGCTGACTGGTTCAGGAAACTGGCGGAATCAAATCGATTACCGGGAGAGGCGGCATGTGATGAAACATCTATTCGCCATTGA
- a CDS encoding alpha-mannosidase: MFYSIQKIENRLNELDRLRYRDCRGLGPFGVHEPKQGEENLHPTHFEREMNVHDTWSGRDRYVWLHTTLHVPEDDRSAVLYLDLGRTGGGNNSGFESLLYLNGRPFQGVDSNHREVILPEGERFDITIQLWSGLEGGGNPSEQYYRLKEAWWGFLDGEVDDFYFKTKAILETVKQLDEHDGVRSNLIALLNRAFYEIDWTDRGECFYESVRKAAAVLEAEKKKWHKHSEVTVHAIGHSHIDLAWLWRTKHTKEKAKRTFSTVLRLMELYPDYTYIQSQPQLYAWVKEEEPELYAAIQKKVEEGQWEVEGSMWVEADCNIPSGESFVRQLLYGKAFFQKEFNRRNRTLWLPDVFGYSWSLPQILRKSGIDTFMTTKISWNQYNRMPHDTFRWRGIDGSEILTYFITTPEPGRPADSWFYTYNGLVTGETVKGIWEKYRDKDVNRNLLLAYGYGDGGGGVNREMIEMKRKLSDVPGMPFVQSTHASEFFEELHETVDGTDQYVHTWDGELYLEYHRGTYTSQARMKEQNRKLELSYREAEFLSAWHALLNGWERYDREALEEGWKKILLNQFHDIIPGSSITEVYEDAHREYEEARIIQNDVVSQLESQIINGKQNWSFMHPHQYTAPVLMTVPGEHGSYEHEGKPVQTQPLAGGGTLVLVPDVKAFAYGTLTKTGASPSEETPLSQIDLTRRSWETPFYRLTWNEQGQFTSIFDKAVGREMIEPGRAGNVLKLYEDKPMAHDAWDLDLYYMEKSKSIDLLKDCTILDNGPLQTTIEFTWEAPQLKIIQRIHCYAHSKRIDFETKVDWEARQQLLKVEFPVAIRSTEAIYDIQFGNVKRPTHWNTSWDVARFESVAHKWAALSEPFYGVSLMNDSKYGYSIKDNVMALSLLKGPIYPDPKADIGQHHFVYSLYPFAGQTAKHDVEREATYLNAPIRVMEGTVSEEFTGSLLSISGTGVIVDTIKKAEERGTLIVRLHEMEGATTSCRIMMDAGKWREVNLMEDEYLSEYTSGPIDLTFHPYEIKTIELEK, encoded by the coding sequence ATGTTTTATTCAATCCAAAAAATCGAAAATAGACTGAACGAACTGGATCGACTTCGGTACCGTGATTGCAGGGGGCTCGGCCCATTTGGCGTCCACGAACCGAAGCAGGGGGAAGAGAATCTCCATCCAACCCATTTCGAAAGAGAAATGAATGTACACGATACGTGGTCCGGACGGGACCGGTATGTGTGGCTTCACACTACTCTACATGTACCCGAAGATGACCGGAGTGCAGTGCTTTACCTTGATCTCGGGCGAACCGGTGGCGGGAACAACTCAGGGTTCGAATCACTCCTTTACCTGAACGGACGGCCGTTTCAGGGAGTGGATTCCAATCACCGTGAAGTCATCCTTCCTGAGGGGGAACGATTCGATATCACGATTCAGCTATGGTCGGGTCTTGAAGGCGGGGGGAATCCGTCAGAGCAATACTACCGGTTGAAAGAAGCGTGGTGGGGCTTCCTTGATGGTGAGGTGGATGATTTTTATTTCAAAACCAAAGCCATCTTGGAAACGGTCAAGCAGTTGGATGAACATGATGGTGTGCGCTCGAATTTGATTGCCCTCCTGAACAGGGCATTTTACGAAATTGACTGGACCGATCGGGGAGAGTGTTTTTATGAAAGCGTCAGGAAGGCAGCGGCTGTGCTGGAAGCCGAGAAGAAAAAGTGGCATAAGCACTCGGAGGTGACGGTCCATGCGATCGGTCATTCCCATATCGACCTTGCCTGGTTGTGGCGTACCAAACATACAAAGGAGAAGGCGAAAAGGACATTCTCAACTGTTCTCCGCCTCATGGAGCTGTACCCAGATTACACCTACATTCAGAGTCAACCGCAGCTGTATGCATGGGTAAAGGAGGAAGAGCCTGAGCTTTACGCTGCCATTCAAAAAAAGGTCGAAGAAGGTCAATGGGAAGTGGAAGGCTCCATGTGGGTAGAAGCCGACTGCAACATCCCGTCAGGTGAATCGTTCGTCCGGCAGCTCCTCTATGGAAAGGCCTTTTTCCAGAAAGAATTCAATCGTCGGAATCGCACGCTTTGGCTTCCCGATGTCTTCGGCTACAGCTGGTCGCTCCCGCAGATTCTGCGGAAATCAGGAATTGATACCTTCATGACCACCAAGATCAGCTGGAATCAGTATAACCGCATGCCTCACGATACGTTCAGGTGGCGGGGGATCGACGGCTCCGAGATCCTGACCTACTTCATTACGACCCCTGAGCCGGGCAGACCTGCAGACTCTTGGTTCTATACGTACAACGGACTCGTTACGGGTGAGACGGTGAAGGGCATCTGGGAGAAATACCGGGATAAGGACGTGAACCGGAATCTGCTCCTGGCCTACGGTTATGGGGACGGTGGGGGCGGAGTGAACCGCGAGATGATCGAGATGAAGCGGAAGCTGTCTGATGTGCCAGGCATGCCCTTTGTTCAATCGACTCATGCCTCGGAGTTTTTTGAAGAGCTTCACGAGACCGTAGATGGAACCGATCAGTATGTACACACATGGGATGGTGAGCTGTACCTCGAGTACCATCGTGGAACGTACACATCCCAAGCCAGGATGAAAGAACAGAATCGCAAGCTTGAACTGTCCTACAGGGAAGCGGAGTTCCTTTCTGCCTGGCATGCTTTGCTGAACGGGTGGGAGAGATATGATAGGGAGGCACTAGAAGAAGGATGGAAAAAGATCCTCCTCAATCAGTTCCATGACATTATCCCGGGCTCCTCCATCACGGAAGTCTATGAGGACGCCCACCGTGAGTATGAAGAGGCGAGAATCATCCAAAACGATGTTGTCTCCCAATTGGAATCACAGATCATCAATGGAAAGCAGAACTGGTCATTCATGCACCCCCATCAATACACAGCACCTGTACTGATGACAGTCCCGGGTGAGCACGGCTCCTATGAACACGAGGGGAAACCGGTACAGACCCAACCCTTGGCAGGAGGGGGCACGCTTGTACTGGTGCCGGATGTGAAGGCATTTGCATATGGCACGCTGACGAAGACGGGAGCAAGTCCTTCAGAGGAAACTCCTTTGAGTCAAATTGACCTTACTCGTCGATCATGGGAAACGCCATTCTATCGATTAACCTGGAATGAACAAGGTCAATTCACAAGCATATTCGATAAAGCGGTAGGGCGCGAAATGATCGAGCCGGGACGTGCAGGGAATGTCCTGAAACTCTATGAAGATAAGCCGATGGCCCATGATGCCTGGGATCTTGATCTCTATTATATGGAAAAATCCAAGTCTATTGATTTACTGAAGGACTGTACTATACTTGATAATGGGCCCCTGCAGACGACCATCGAGTTCACGTGGGAAGCCCCGCAGCTGAAGATCATTCAGCGGATCCATTGTTATGCCCATTCCAAACGGATCGATTTTGAAACGAAAGTGGACTGGGAAGCTCGTCAACAGCTCCTCAAGGTGGAATTCCCCGTAGCGATACGGTCGACGGAAGCCATCTATGATATCCAGTTCGGGAACGTCAAACGACCGACCCACTGGAATACGTCCTGGGATGTGGCGCGCTTCGAATCCGTCGCTCACAAGTGGGCGGCCCTTTCAGAACCATTCTACGGCGTCAGCCTCATGAACGACAGTAAATACGGCTACTCGATTAAAGACAATGTCATGGCCCTCTCCCTTCTTAAAGGTCCGATCTATCCAGATCCTAAGGCGGATATCGGTCAACACCATTTTGTCTACTCCCTGTATCCGTTTGCTGGACAGACGGCCAAGCATGATGTGGAAAGGGAAGCCACCTACCTCAATGCGCCCATCAGGGTCATGGAGGGAACGGTCTCCGAGGAGTTTACCGGCTCTCTACTCTCCATCAGCGGCACCGGTGTCATCGTCGATACAATCAAGAAGGCAGAAGAACGGGGTACGCTGATCGTGCGCCTTCATGAAATGGAGGGAGCCACTACGTCCTGCAGGATCATGATGGACGCGGGGAAATGGCGGGAAGTGAACCTCATGGAAGATGAGTATCTTTCAGAATACACGTCAGGTCCAATCGACCTCACCTTCCACCCATATGAAATAAAAACAATCGAACTGGAAAAGTGA